One window of Prionailurus bengalensis isolate Pbe53 chromosome B1, Fcat_Pben_1.1_paternal_pri, whole genome shotgun sequence genomic DNA carries:
- the PCDH7 gene encoding protocadherin-7 isoform X5 — protein sequence MLRMRTAGWARGWCLGCCLLLPLSLSLAAAKQLLRYRLAEEGPADVRIGNVASDLGIVTGSGEVTFSLESGSEYLKIDNLTGELSTSERRIDREKLPQCQMIFDENECFLDFEVSVIGPSQSWVDLFEGRVIVLDINDNTPTFPSPVLTLTVEENRPVGTLYLLPTATDRDFGRNGIERYELLQEPGGGGGGGGGGGEGRRAGPADSAPYPGGGGNGASGGGPGGSKRRPDAPEGGGGTNPGGRSSVFELQVADTPDGEKQPQLIVKGALDREQRDSYELTLRVRDGGDPPRSSQAILRVLITDVNDNSPRFEKSVYEADLAENSAPGTPILQLRAADLDVGVNGQIEYVFGAATESVRRLLRLDETSGWLSVLHRIDREEVNQLRFTVMARDRGQPPKTDKATVVLNIKDENDNVPSIEIRKIGRIPLKDGVANVAEDVLVDTPIALVQVSDRDQGENGVVTCTVVGDVPFQLKPASDTEGDQNKKKYFLHTSAPLDYETTREFNVVIVAVDSGSPSLSSNNSLVVKVGDTNDNPPVFGQSVVEVYFPENNIPGERVATVLATDADSGKNAEIAYSLDSSVMGIFAIDPDSGDILVNTVLDREQTDRYEFKVNAKDKGIPVLQGSTTVIVQVADKNDNDPKFMQDVFTFYVKENLQPNSPVGMVTVMDADKGRNAEMSLYIEENSNIFSIENDTGTIYSTMSFDREHQTTYTFRVKAVDGGDPPRSATATVSLFVMDENDNAPTVTLPRNISYTLLPPSSNVRTVVATVLATDSDDGINADLNYSIVGGNPFKLFEIDSTSGVVSLVGKLTQKHYGLHRLVVQVNDSGQPSQSTTTLVHVFVNESVSNATVIDSQIARSLHTPLTQDIAGDPSYEISKQRLSIVIGVVAGIMTVILIILIVVMARYCRSKSKNGYEAGKKDHEDFFTPQQHDKSKKPKKDKKNKKSKQPLYSSIVTVEASKPNGQRYDSVNEKLSDSPNMGRYRSVNGGPGSPDLARHYKSSSPLPTVQLHPQSPTAGKKHQAVQDLPPANTFVGAGDNISIGSDHCSEYSCQTNNKYSKQPFRRVTFSVVSQPQDPHQGSLQSCYDSGLEESETPSSAAPFQGTAGTKRMGNTYTGQTQLMHQLQTLLRPGL from the coding sequence ATGCTGAGGATGCGGACCGCGGGATGGGCGCGCGGCTGGTGCCTGGGCTGCTGCCTCCTCTTGCCGCTCTCGCTCAGCCTGGCGGCCGCCAAGCAACTCCTCCGGTATCGACTGGCCGAGGAGGGCCCGGCGGACGTCCGCATCGGCAACGTCGCCTCGGACCTGGGCATCGTGACCGGCTCGGGTGAGGTGACTTTCAGCCTCGAGTCGGGCTCGGAGTACCTGAAGATCGACAACCTCACCGGCGAGCTGAGCACCAGCGAGCGGCGCATCGACCGCGAGAAGCTGCCCCAGTGTCAGATGATCTTCGACGAGAACGAGTGCTTTCTGGACTTCGAGGTGTCGGTGATCGGGCCCTCGCAGAGCTGGGTGGACCTGTTCGAGGGCCGGGTCATCGTGCTCGACATCAACGACAACACGCCCACCTTCCCGTCACCCGTGCTCACGCTCACCGTGGAGGAGAACCGGCCGGTGGGCACTCTCTACCTGCTGCCCACCGCCACGGACCGTGACTTCGGCCGCAACGGCATCGAGCGCTACGAGCTGCTCCAGGAgcccgggggcggcggcggcggcggcggcggcggcggcgagggcCGGCGCGCCGGGCCTGCCGACAGCGCCCCCTACCCCGGGGGCGGCGGGAACGGCGCGAGCGGCGGCGGCCCAGGCGGCTCCAAGAGGCGGCCGGACGCGCCGGAGGGCGGCGGCGGGACCAACCCCGGCGGCCGCAGCAGCGTGTTCGAACTGCAGGTGGCCGACACCCCGGATGGCGAGAAGCAGCCACAGCTGATCGTGAAGGGGGCGCTGGACCGGGAACAACGCGACTCCTACGAGCTGACCCTGCGGGTGCGCGACGGTGGAGACCCGCCGCGCTCCTCTCAGGCCATCTTGCGGGTGCTCATCACCGACGTGAACGACAACAGCCCCCGCTTCGAGAAGAGCGTGTACGAGGCGGACCTCGCCGAGAACAGCGCCCCGGGGACTCCCATCCTGCAGTTGCGCGCCGCCGACCTGGACGTGGGGGTCAACGGGCAGATCGAGTACGTGTTCGGAGCCGCTACCGAGTCTGTGCGGCGGCTGCTGCGCCTCGACGAGACGTCCGGCTGGCTCAGTGTCCTGCACCGTATCGACCGGGAGGAGGTGAACCAGCTGCGCTTCACGGTCATGGCCCGGGACCGCGGGCAGCCCCCCAAGACCGACAAGGCCACGGTGGTCCTCAACATCAAGGACGAGAACGACAATGTGCCGTCCATTGAAATCCGCAAGATCGGGCGTATCCCGCTCAAGGACGGGGTGGCCAACGTGGCGGAGGATGTTCTTGTCGACACCCCCATTGCTCTGGTGCAGGTGTCCGACCGAGACCAAGGCGAGAACGGCGTGGTCACCTGCACCGTGGTGGGCGACGTGCCCTTCCAGCTCAAGCCGGCCAGCGACACAGAGGGCGACCAGAACAAGAAAAAGTACTTTCTGCACACCTCGGCCCCTTTGGACTATGAGACCACCCGGGAGTTCAACGTGGTCATCGTGGCGGTGGACTCGGGCAGCCCCAGCCTCTCCAGCAACAACTCCCTGGTTGTCAAGGTAGGAGACACTAATGACAACCCGCCTGTCTTCGGCCAGTCAGTAGTGGAGGTTTACTTTCCCGAGAACAACATCCCTGGAGAGAGGGTGGCCACGGTGCTGGCGACGGACGCCGACAGCGGGAAAAATGCAGAGATCGCCTACTCGCTGGATTCCTCTGTGATGGGGATCTTTGCCATCGATCCTGATTCCGGGGACATCCTCGTCAATACGGTACTGGACCGCGAACAGACTGACAGGTATGAGTTTAAAGTTAACGCCAAAGACAAAGGCATCCCAGTGTTACAGGGCAGCACCACCGTGATTGTGCAGGTGGCTGACAAGAATGACAATGACCCTAAGTTTATGCAGGACGTCTTTACGTTTTATGTGAAAGAAAACTTGCAGCCCAACAGCCCTGTGGGGATGGTCACGGTGATGGATGCTGACAAGGGACGCAATGCAGAGATGAGCCTCTACATAGAGGAAAACAGTAACATTTTCTCCATTGAAAATGACACGGGGACCATTTATTCCACAATGTCTTTTGACCGGGAACATCAGACCACATACACGTTCAGAGTCAAGGCTGTGGATGGGGGAGATCCTCCCAGATCAGCCACAGCCACGGTCTCTCTCTTTGTCATGGATGAGAACGACAACGCTCCCACCGTTACCCTTCCCAGAAACATTTCCTACACTTTACTGCCACCTTCAAGTAATGTCAGGACAGTAGTAGCTACAGTGTTGGCAACAGACAGTGACGATGGCATCAATGCAGACCTTAACTACAGCATTGTGGGAGGGAATCCCTTCAAGCTGTTTGAAATTGATTCCACCAGCGGTGTGGTTTCCTTAGTGGGGAAACTCACCCAAAAGCATTATGGCTTGCACAGGTTGGTGGTGCAAGTGAATGACAGTGGACAGCCTTCCCAGTCCACCACGACCCTGGTGCATGTGTTTGTCAATGAAAGTGTTTCTAATGCAACTGTGATTGACTCACAGATAGCCAGAAGTTTGCACACCCCACTCACGCAGGATATAGCTGGTGACCCAAGTTACGAAATTAGCAAGCAGAGACTCAGTATTGTCATTGGGGTGGTGGCCGGGATTATGACCGTGATTCTAATCATCTTAATTGTAGTGATGGCAAGGTACTGCCGGTCCAAAAGCAAAAATGGCTATGAAGCTGGCAAAAAAGATCATGAAGACTTTTTTACACCCCAGCAGCATGACAAATCTAAAAAGcctaaaaaagacaagaaaaacaaaaaatctaagcAGCCTCTCTACAGCAGCATTGTCACTGTAGAAGCTTCTAAACCAAATGGACAGAGGTATGATAGTGTCAATGAGAAGCTGTCAGACAGCCCAAACATGGGGCGATACCGATCCGTTAACGGTGGGCCTGGCAGTCCTGACCTGGCCAGGCATTACAAATCTAGTTCTCCATTGCCTACTGTCCAGCTTCATCCCCAGTCACCAACTGCAGGAAAAAAACACCAGGCCGTACAAGATCTACCACCAGCCAACACATTTGTGGGAGCAGGAGACAACATTTCAATTGGATCAGATCACTGCTCTGAATACAGCTGTCAAACCAATAACAAGTACAGCAAACAG
- the PCDH7 gene encoding protocadherin-7 isoform X6 has protein sequence MLRMRTAGWARGWCLGCCLLLPLSLSLAAAKQLLRYRLAEEGPADVRIGNVASDLGIVTGSGEVTFSLESGSEYLKIDNLTGELSTSERRIDREKLPQCQMIFDENECFLDFEVSVIGPSQSWVDLFEGRVIVLDINDNTPTFPSPVLTLTVEENRPVGTLYLLPTATDRDFGRNGIERYELLQEPGGGGGGGGGGGEGRRAGPADSAPYPGGGGNGASGGGPGGSKRRPDAPEGGGGTNPGGRSSVFELQVADTPDGEKQPQLIVKGALDREQRDSYELTLRVRDGGDPPRSSQAILRVLITDVNDNSPRFEKSVYEADLAENSAPGTPILQLRAADLDVGVNGQIEYVFGAATESVRRLLRLDETSGWLSVLHRIDREEVNQLRFTVMARDRGQPPKTDKATVVLNIKDENDNVPSIEIRKIGRIPLKDGVANVAEDVLVDTPIALVQVSDRDQGENGVVTCTVVGDVPFQLKPASDTEGDQNKKKYFLHTSAPLDYETTREFNVVIVAVDSGSPSLSSNNSLVVKVGDTNDNPPVFGQSVVEVYFPENNIPGERVATVLATDADSGKNAEIAYSLDSSVMGIFAIDPDSGDILVNTVLDREQTDRYEFKVNAKDKGIPVLQGSTTVIVQVADKNDNDPKFMQDVFTFYVKENLQPNSPVGMVTVMDADKGRNAEMSLYIEENSNIFSIENDTGTIYSTMSFDREHQTTYTFRVKAVDGGDPPRSATATVSLFVMDENDNAPTVTLPRNISYTLLPPSSNVRTVVATVLATDSDDGINADLNYSIVGGNPFKLFEIDSTSGVVSLVGKLTQKHYGLHRLVVQVNDSGQPSQSTTTLVHVFVNESVSNATVIDSQIARSLHTPLTQDIAGDPSYEISKQRLSIVIGVVAGIMTVILIILIVVMARYCRSKSKNGYEAGKKDHEDFFTPQQHDKSKKPKKDKKNKKSKQPLYSSIVTVEASKPNGQRYDSVNEKLSDSPNMGRYRSVNGGPGSPDLARHYKSSSPLPTVQLHPQSPTAGKKHQAVQDLPPANTFVGAGDNISIGSDHCSEYSCQTNNKYSKQVDTVQTTNPPGHIEESCKMNVCARK, from the coding sequence ATGCTGAGGATGCGGACCGCGGGATGGGCGCGCGGCTGGTGCCTGGGCTGCTGCCTCCTCTTGCCGCTCTCGCTCAGCCTGGCGGCCGCCAAGCAACTCCTCCGGTATCGACTGGCCGAGGAGGGCCCGGCGGACGTCCGCATCGGCAACGTCGCCTCGGACCTGGGCATCGTGACCGGCTCGGGTGAGGTGACTTTCAGCCTCGAGTCGGGCTCGGAGTACCTGAAGATCGACAACCTCACCGGCGAGCTGAGCACCAGCGAGCGGCGCATCGACCGCGAGAAGCTGCCCCAGTGTCAGATGATCTTCGACGAGAACGAGTGCTTTCTGGACTTCGAGGTGTCGGTGATCGGGCCCTCGCAGAGCTGGGTGGACCTGTTCGAGGGCCGGGTCATCGTGCTCGACATCAACGACAACACGCCCACCTTCCCGTCACCCGTGCTCACGCTCACCGTGGAGGAGAACCGGCCGGTGGGCACTCTCTACCTGCTGCCCACCGCCACGGACCGTGACTTCGGCCGCAACGGCATCGAGCGCTACGAGCTGCTCCAGGAgcccgggggcggcggcggcggcggcggcggcggcggcgagggcCGGCGCGCCGGGCCTGCCGACAGCGCCCCCTACCCCGGGGGCGGCGGGAACGGCGCGAGCGGCGGCGGCCCAGGCGGCTCCAAGAGGCGGCCGGACGCGCCGGAGGGCGGCGGCGGGACCAACCCCGGCGGCCGCAGCAGCGTGTTCGAACTGCAGGTGGCCGACACCCCGGATGGCGAGAAGCAGCCACAGCTGATCGTGAAGGGGGCGCTGGACCGGGAACAACGCGACTCCTACGAGCTGACCCTGCGGGTGCGCGACGGTGGAGACCCGCCGCGCTCCTCTCAGGCCATCTTGCGGGTGCTCATCACCGACGTGAACGACAACAGCCCCCGCTTCGAGAAGAGCGTGTACGAGGCGGACCTCGCCGAGAACAGCGCCCCGGGGACTCCCATCCTGCAGTTGCGCGCCGCCGACCTGGACGTGGGGGTCAACGGGCAGATCGAGTACGTGTTCGGAGCCGCTACCGAGTCTGTGCGGCGGCTGCTGCGCCTCGACGAGACGTCCGGCTGGCTCAGTGTCCTGCACCGTATCGACCGGGAGGAGGTGAACCAGCTGCGCTTCACGGTCATGGCCCGGGACCGCGGGCAGCCCCCCAAGACCGACAAGGCCACGGTGGTCCTCAACATCAAGGACGAGAACGACAATGTGCCGTCCATTGAAATCCGCAAGATCGGGCGTATCCCGCTCAAGGACGGGGTGGCCAACGTGGCGGAGGATGTTCTTGTCGACACCCCCATTGCTCTGGTGCAGGTGTCCGACCGAGACCAAGGCGAGAACGGCGTGGTCACCTGCACCGTGGTGGGCGACGTGCCCTTCCAGCTCAAGCCGGCCAGCGACACAGAGGGCGACCAGAACAAGAAAAAGTACTTTCTGCACACCTCGGCCCCTTTGGACTATGAGACCACCCGGGAGTTCAACGTGGTCATCGTGGCGGTGGACTCGGGCAGCCCCAGCCTCTCCAGCAACAACTCCCTGGTTGTCAAGGTAGGAGACACTAATGACAACCCGCCTGTCTTCGGCCAGTCAGTAGTGGAGGTTTACTTTCCCGAGAACAACATCCCTGGAGAGAGGGTGGCCACGGTGCTGGCGACGGACGCCGACAGCGGGAAAAATGCAGAGATCGCCTACTCGCTGGATTCCTCTGTGATGGGGATCTTTGCCATCGATCCTGATTCCGGGGACATCCTCGTCAATACGGTACTGGACCGCGAACAGACTGACAGGTATGAGTTTAAAGTTAACGCCAAAGACAAAGGCATCCCAGTGTTACAGGGCAGCACCACCGTGATTGTGCAGGTGGCTGACAAGAATGACAATGACCCTAAGTTTATGCAGGACGTCTTTACGTTTTATGTGAAAGAAAACTTGCAGCCCAACAGCCCTGTGGGGATGGTCACGGTGATGGATGCTGACAAGGGACGCAATGCAGAGATGAGCCTCTACATAGAGGAAAACAGTAACATTTTCTCCATTGAAAATGACACGGGGACCATTTATTCCACAATGTCTTTTGACCGGGAACATCAGACCACATACACGTTCAGAGTCAAGGCTGTGGATGGGGGAGATCCTCCCAGATCAGCCACAGCCACGGTCTCTCTCTTTGTCATGGATGAGAACGACAACGCTCCCACCGTTACCCTTCCCAGAAACATTTCCTACACTTTACTGCCACCTTCAAGTAATGTCAGGACAGTAGTAGCTACAGTGTTGGCAACAGACAGTGACGATGGCATCAATGCAGACCTTAACTACAGCATTGTGGGAGGGAATCCCTTCAAGCTGTTTGAAATTGATTCCACCAGCGGTGTGGTTTCCTTAGTGGGGAAACTCACCCAAAAGCATTATGGCTTGCACAGGTTGGTGGTGCAAGTGAATGACAGTGGACAGCCTTCCCAGTCCACCACGACCCTGGTGCATGTGTTTGTCAATGAAAGTGTTTCTAATGCAACTGTGATTGACTCACAGATAGCCAGAAGTTTGCACACCCCACTCACGCAGGATATAGCTGGTGACCCAAGTTACGAAATTAGCAAGCAGAGACTCAGTATTGTCATTGGGGTGGTGGCCGGGATTATGACCGTGATTCTAATCATCTTAATTGTAGTGATGGCAAGGTACTGCCGGTCCAAAAGCAAAAATGGCTATGAAGCTGGCAAAAAAGATCATGAAGACTTTTTTACACCCCAGCAGCATGACAAATCTAAAAAGcctaaaaaagacaagaaaaacaaaaaatctaagcAGCCTCTCTACAGCAGCATTGTCACTGTAGAAGCTTCTAAACCAAATGGACAGAGGTATGATAGTGTCAATGAGAAGCTGTCAGACAGCCCAAACATGGGGCGATACCGATCCGTTAACGGTGGGCCTGGCAGTCCTGACCTGGCCAGGCATTACAAATCTAGTTCTCCATTGCCTACTGTCCAGCTTCATCCCCAGTCACCAACTGCAGGAAAAAAACACCAGGCCGTACAAGATCTACCACCAGCCAACACATTTGTGGGAGCAGGAGACAACATTTCAATTGGATCAGATCACTGCTCTGAATACAGCTGTCAAACCAATAACAAGTACAGCAAACAG